The proteins below are encoded in one region of Zerene cesonia ecotype Mississippi chromosome 26, Zerene_cesonia_1.1, whole genome shotgun sequence:
- the LOC119836949 gene encoding retinaldehyde-binding protein 1-like yields the protein MATSVLQPAECRRDPKHDIADSPRLTEDERLAILEAKERETGELPPELRERARLEIREEPVLREEALAQMRHFIEKHPAIRKCRTDAPFLLRFLRTKKYSIPQACAMLERYLTIRQMYPQWFQKLDPLDPKIAAVIDAGYLVPLPKRDPEGRRVVLSCMGRFDPHAYDSTVMARVHSMLVELLLDEPRSQLLGYMHVNDEAGMQMPHVSLWSLSDVKIMLNCIQNSTPMRHKRTHFVNIPHYGVKFFEFAVSLLSDKLKDRVMFHRTAEDLTKHVDASILPKEYGGTVPLKEMIEEIKRKLLKHREDLLALDDMNIDLQALGKNDLTQNIHSTAGSFRKLELD from the exons atggCCACATCAGTGCTTCAACCGGCGGAATGCAGACGCGACCCAAAACATGATATTGCTGATTCGCCCAGACTTACTGAGGATGAACGTCTTGCTATTTTGGAGGCGAAGGAAAGGGAGACGGGAGAATTGCCTCCAGAACTCAGGGAGAGAGCCAGACTAGAAATAAGAGAAGAGCCTGTTTTGCGGGAAGAGGCTCTTGCTCAGATGAGGCATTTTATAGAAAAGCATCCTGCTATTAGGAAATGTAGGACAG ATGCGCCATTCCTGCTCCGTTTTCTGCGCACCAAGAAGTACTCAATCCCACAGGCTTGTGCGATGCTCGAACGCTACCTGACAATTCGCCAAATGTATCCACAATGGTTCCAAAAACTGGATCCGTTAGACCCTAAAATAGCAGCTGTTATCGACGCGGGATACTTAGTGCCATTGCCTAAAAGAGACCCTGAAGGAAGAAGAGTCGTTCTGTCTTGTATGG GCCGTTTCGACCCTCACGCATATGACAGCACAGTAATGGCCCGGGTTCACTCTATGTTGGTCGAATTGCTGTTGGACGAGCCTCGATCGCAGTTGCTTGGTTACATGCACGTGAACGATGAAGCTGGCATGCAGATGCCTCATGTCTCTTTGTGGTCATTGAGTGACGTGAAGATCATGTTAAATTGTATACAG aactCCACACCTATGCGCCACAAGCGCACCCACTTTGTCAACATACCACACTATGGAGTTAAGTTCTTCGAGTTTGCCGTTTCGCTATTAAGCGACAAATTAAAGGACCGTGTTATg ttccACAGAACAGCAGAAGACCTTACCAAACACGTCGATGCATCGATACTGCCTAAAGAATACGGTGGGACGGTTCCATTAAAAGAAATgattgaagaaataaaacgaaaacttCTCAAGCACAGGGAGGACTTACTCGCACTGGACGATATGAATATAGATTTGCAAGCATTAGGCAAAAATGACTTGActcaaaatattcattcaacCGCTGGTTCATTCAGAAAACTCGAGCTAGATTAA